From the Aspergillus puulaauensis MK2 DNA, chromosome 1, nearly complete sequence genome, the window CCGTTTCCACTGCCGCTGCCACCGTTGTCAGAGTTGCTGCCATCAGTGGAGGAGGAGTCGCTGCCAGACGAGGTAGAggagccagcaccagaggTGGAGGCCGAGGTGCCGAGGGTGCTGCTAGCACCGGTGGAAGAAGCGCCGGAAGACTATACATCATTAGCATTACGGTCAATAGCAGGGTACAGGTGCAAAGCTTACTCCGGTAGGGGAGGGGGAGCCAGAGGCACCGCCAGCACcgccggtgctggtgctgtcgctGTCAGAGCCGCTGGTGGAGGTAGCGCTGTCATCACCGTCGCCGGTGGAGGTAGCGCTGGCACTTCCAgtggagtcggagtcggagtcggagccAGAGGTGCTAGTGGGCTCAGAGTcggagccagagccagagccggagGTGCtagagccagagccagagccagagccagagccgcCACCACCATTGGCGGAGGAGTCAGGGCACTTGTCAAGAGCAGAACGGACAACAGCAGAAGCATCATCGTCAGGGCAGGCCTGAGAAGTGCAGTCGCGGATACCGAAGCGGTAGTTCTCGCTGTCACAGAGACAGGCGAGGTCACCCTTCTCGCAACCAAGGGTGTCGGCCTTGGCGAGCATGTTGCTCAGGCACATGTTCTGCCAGAGTCAGCATATGAAGATATTGAAATGTGACAGTTTCCGACTTACAGCACACTGGCTAACAGAGACCTGGGCGCCGGCGAGACCGACGGAGGCCAGAAGGGCCATGGGGAGCGCGAAAGACTTCATTGTGTATTGAGATGAGGGTATAAGAGAGGAATGTAGATGGCTAACGCTA encodes:
- a CDS encoding CFEM domain-containing protein (COG:S;~EggNog:ENOG410PSKP;~InterPro:IPR008427;~PFAM:PF05730;~SECRETED:SignalP(1-19);~antiSMASH:Cluster_1.2); this encodes MKSFALPMALLASVGLAGAQVSVSQCANMCLSNMLAKADTLGCEKGDLACLCDSENYRFGIRDCTSQACPDDDASAVVRSALDKCPDSSANGGGGSGSGSGSGSSTSGSGSGSDSEPTSTSGSDSDSDSTGSASATSTGDGDDSATSTSGSDSDSTSTGGAGGASGSPSPTGSSGASSTGASSTLGTSASTSGAGSSTSSGSDSSSTDGSNSDNGGSGSGNGGDSGSGSGGSGEGSGDGSGDGSGSDSDTGAATRMAVSSGALGALGLAAILVL